The Mercurialis annua linkage group LG2, ddMerAnnu1.2, whole genome shotgun sequence genome contains a region encoding:
- the LOC126668792 gene encoding uncharacterized protein LOC126668792, with protein MRESNPIAFNLNTEEQQTPSVAAQDSYNEMLKKVLESVQANLDRLASEAKRTNDRHEETMKILRENFSPTAPRRRGRTENANPSRRETRAENNKSKEPRTGGNEERNEARNQRENGTSDEESPNDQNRNKSNEESPETPRNEHNQEDARSGLNSKRDERREKEKEDAPPKSKRQDRDTGKEQTKKNHQEGEGESSEAPQKSKATYVAEGDLEEKIAKALKKLKSEELHIDDLRLKGSPSRLRSWKKLSHSA; from the coding sequence ATGAGGGAaagcaacccaattgctttcaacctgAACACTGAAGAACAGCAAACGCCGAGCGTAGCAGCACAAGATTCGTacaacgaaatgctgaaaaaggtacTAGAATCGGTCCAAGCAAATTTGGACAGATTGGctagcgaagccaaaagaacGAATGATAGGCACGAAGAAACCATGAAAATCCTGAGGGAAAATTTCAGCCCAACGgctcccagaagaagagggAGAACAGAAAACGCAAACCCAAGCCGCCGAGAGACGAGAGCGgaaaacaacaaaagcaagGAACCCCGAACCGGAGGGAACGAAGAaagaaacgaagcaagaaaccaacGGGAGAATGGAACAAGCGACGAGGAAAGCCCGAACGATCAAAATAGAAACAAGTCCAACGAGGAATCACCAGagacacccagaaatgagcataaccaggaggacgcccgaagTGGTTTGAATTCAAAGAGAGACGAGCGAagagagaaggaaaaagaagacgccccacCAAAGAGCAAGCGACAAGACAGAGATACAGGGAAAGAACAAACTAAGAAAAAtcaccaagaaggagagggcgaatcgtcagaaGCGCCCCAAAAAAGCAAGGCCACATACGTAGCGGAAGGAGACTTGGAAGAAAAGATtgccaaagcactcaaaaaaCTGAAATCAGAAGAGTTGCACATAGACGatctcaggttgaaaggatccCCCTCTCGCCTGAGATCATGGAAGAAACTATCCCATTCAGCATGA